The sequence GCTTTTCGTCACTTCCGAAAACCTCTGGCAAGCCGCCATCGTGTTCGCGGTCCGCCGCCTTATTAAGCCAACCTGGCTCAATGACCGCGACCAGTTCCTGCAACCCTCCGAGGCGCTGACCGACGAATTTAAGTCCGATTGCTTGGTCTGGATGCTGTTCAACGGCAGCAATTTGACCGCCGGGGCTGATGGGCTTCGCTGGAACGAGCGCGACTGGTCCCTTGTCAATCACTTCATCCCGTTCACCGAAGGCGAGGTCGGAGTGAGCGGGCGGTTTCAATCCGACTTCATGGTCCGCTACATGGCGGGCATGATCTTTTCGGCGGAAGCGCGAGCAGTGCTCGACGCGGGGCGGGTATTGTGGAAGCGCTACCACGCCATCAGCTTTCCGCGTAAAATCCGCGAAGAATTCAAACTCAACCGTCCGGATGTCGGCTGGTACCAAGTCCGCCGCGCCCTCGAAGCTTATGGTGATACCGAACTAACGGACTTCGACGCGTTCAAGGCAGCCTATGCCGCGCTCGGTACAAAACTACGGCCTTTGGTATTTGAATTTGGATTTTTGTCACAGCCTTTAGGGAGTGTAAGCTAGTGATTACGTCAGAGTATTTCCTTGTATCTGCTGAGATTGAGGTTGATGGGTCTCGTGAAAAAATAGAACTACCTGGACTGTCAGCCTTGCCCAGCGTTGGTGACGAAGTAGAGCTTAATTACTGGCACGGGCGTAAGCTGACTTTTGTGGTTGAAGGTGTTCGGCATCACATTGCCAATATTGGCGAAAAAATGCTTCAGCAAACCGTACTTATTGGTAGGCCGATCTAATTAGCTAAGCATAGATTAACCCCGTGCCAAGATTAGGGGTAAGCAATGTCCGCTCTCTGCCATTCTTACTCGGGGCGATGCGAAAGTCATAGGTTCTGCATCACGCCGGAAACGGCAGAAATCCGGGCGCTTCCGTGATGCATATATCCGATGCACAATGGTCGCATGATCTACGGCTATGCGCGCGTCTCCTCCAACGGGCAGGACCTCACCCAGCAGGTCGCCCAGCTCCTCGCTGCCGGCTGCGTGAAAGTCTACCAGGAGAAGGCCAGCGCCGCGTCGGCCGAGCGGCCGAAGCTCAAGCGCGCGATCGGCGCGCTCGATGCCGGCGACGTGCTGATGGTGACGGCCACCGACCGCCTGGCACGCAACACCCGTGACCTGTTGAACATCCTCCACGCGGTGAAGGAGGCAGGGGCTGGCTTCCGCTCGATCGCGGAGCCGATGGTGGATACGACCTCGCAGTTTGCCGAGGTCGTCATCGCCGTGCTGGGGATCGCAGCGAGCTGGGAACGCCAGCGGATCGTGGAGCGCACCGCAGTCGGTCGCGACCAGGCTAAGGCGCGTGGGGTGAAGTTCGGCCGGCGTGCTGCCCTCACTCCCCATCAGCAGGCGGAGGCGCTACAGCGGCTCGCTAGGGGCGACACGCAGCGCACCGTCGCGGCTCTGCTCGGGGTCGATCAGGCGACGATATCGCGGCTGTCGCGCAAGCAAGGCTGATGATCGAGCGAGCTAGAAACAAGTCGTTAAACCGGTGCCGGGTACGGTTACGCAAGGAGATTAGAAATGGCGTTTACCGAGGCCGAAAAGCAGCAGTGGCATGCCGATCGACGTGCAGCGGAAGCCACGGATGACGACTATGCTGCATCCCCAACCTGCGGGCATTGTGGCAACCCGTTCAGCTCGGGCGCAGGAGTGGTCACCGATGACTTCTCCCTATGTGACGTTTGCAACGGCGATTGATCCTGCTGTCATTCGTCAGTGCGGCCGAACAGGCGACCGAAGAACCCTCGCTTGGATTCTGTGGGGCCGGGTCCGGTCAGCAGTCCGATAACTCGGGCTTGAGCCTCACGCCGTTCCTCGTCCGATTGATCGAGGCGACGGCGGAGATCATCGATCGTGCCGTCCCGATCGCGCAACTGTTCCAAGGCAGCATCAAGACGAGCCTGCAACACATTGGAATCTGACCCGTTACGGGTGTCAGCATTGCCGTTGCGAAGCGTTTCAGCAGGCGTTTCGGTTACTGGTGCGGCTGACTTGGGAGGGTACACCCGGTGCAATTCGACTGGCTCAATCGAGAAAGAGCCATCATCCTTCTTTGTCGCGGAAATCCGACCACTATTAATGGCCCGCGATATGGAGGCCTTGCTGATGCCTGTCGCCTTCGCAGCTTCTCCGAGGGTGTAAGCCATCTTATTGGTCCCTGTTGCGGATCGTTTCAAAACATGATCCGCTAACCCGTTAGCAGAAACGGTCAGATAGCGAAACGATTAGACCCTGCCCCACTTGGTGGCACACCCCGTAACCCATTTCGTCCAGTCTGCCTTGAGAGCGTCCCCTACCAGTTTACGGCGCTGTTCAGGGCGCACGCGGGCATACTGATCCGCTAGTCGCTGCACGGAGTGACCACCGCCTAGGGCCATTCCGATCGAATGAAGCTCCGGGGTCTTGAACTCGTTCACCTGATCGTCGGCCGGCCAGCGCAGGGTGTCGGAAACCGACAGGCGAGAAGCCGCCGAGGCGATGAGGCTAGCAGTATCGACGATGGTTTCTGTCGTCCCTTCCCGGCGAGCCTTTCGACCGCTGCTATGGCGTCCTGCCTCATCAGCCGCGGCGTCAGTGGCATCGTCGTCTTTCGGGGTGAAGGTGAGGGTGACGTGGGTAATCTTGCCCCGCGCCCCGCGTTTTTCCGACCAGTCCATCGTGAAGGCGGCGAGCTGATCGATTTCGGCCTTCGCCAGATCGAGGACGAAGCGACGGAAGTCGGAAAAGTTGAGCAGTGTTTTGGGAGCTACGCCTACCCGCTCCCGCAGCTCCTCGATCGTACCTGACCATCGAGGCTCGCGACGGCCAGCGAGCAGGCAACCCATCTCGTAGAGGGTAATGGCATATTTGGATCGGAAGGCGAGCAGCGCCGCCCGGTTCAATCGGGCGTAGTAGTCGCTCCCCTGCAGAATAGCCCGTGCTGGTGCCGTGAACTCCCATTCGACGGTAGCTCGTCCATCTTCCGCGTGTTCGTTGAGGGTCCACGCCAGCAGAGCAGCGGTAAGGGTAGCAGCACGTCCCTGAGCCGAGGTCGAAGACATCTGGAATTTCACATCCATCAGCTCGGCCAGCGTGTCTTGGATCCGATCATTGGCATTGTGGCTGCCTCGCAGCTCACGCTTGGCGATCACATGCGAGCCTGGTCGCCAAGCCTCGCCGGCAGCTTTGGCGATCAGGAGAGCCAAGGTTTTGCGAGCGGCAAGGGAGGGTGATGTGCCGGCACCAAACCGAGCTTCGATGAACTCACCAGCTTTGACGATGGCATGACCGTCTCGGACCGAAGCGGTGGAAGCCGCTTTCATGGTGCGACCTAGGGAAGGGCCATCTGACATAGCTCAAAGTGCGTCAGAAACGAGTTACGAAGCAATATCTATTCGCACCTCATTTCTGGATCAGGTTACCCCACCCCATTCATCGTAACTGGGCACCCCATTTCTCGTAGGTCAGCACCCCATTTCTCGTATCTGCGCACCCCATTCCTCGTAGGTCGAGGCGTTTATGCGTTCTAGATCAATGGGCTAGCTAACCACGAATCATAGAATCAGTAGAATCTAGAATCATCGCGGGCGCGCGAGGCTGGCGTTGCATGACGACAAGCGGAATCGGCCTTCGGCCGATGCGCCGAAGATGCGTGCCGGCTACGCCGTCACAAGAGCGGCCTGACGGCCGCAGGCTCGGCGAGGGAGGAGTCGGGGCGAGGACGGTGTGCGATCATTCGCCGGCCGTCACGCGCCGGGGTGGGCGATCCTGTCGGGGATGAACGACGATCGCGGATATACCCGAACCGGCGATGCGGTCGATCAAGCGATCGGCTTCCTCCACCCGATCGCTGGGCCAGTCGCGGGCGACGTGGACGGACGCGCCACCGACCTCGACGGTCAAGTGGGGGATGGTGGGATCGAGGTCGAGCAACCGGGCCATGTCGGCCTGCGCGTCGACCGTAATGCGGCGCAGGCTGTCCCC comes from Sphingomonas carotinifaciens and encodes:
- a CDS encoding recombinase family protein; translated protein: MHNGRMIYGYARVSSNGQDLTQQVAQLLAAGCVKVYQEKASAASAERPKLKRAIGALDAGDVLMVTATDRLARNTRDLLNILHAVKEAGAGFRSIAEPMVDTTSQFAEVVIAVLGIAASWERQRIVERTAVGRDQAKARGVKFGRRAALTPHQQAEALQRLARGDTQRTVAALLGVDQATISRLSRKQG
- a CDS encoding replication initiation protein; the protein is MKAASTASVRDGHAIVKAGEFIEARFGAGTSPSLAARKTLALLIAKAAGEAWRPGSHVIAKRELRGSHNANDRIQDTLAELMDVKFQMSSTSAQGRAATLTAALLAWTLNEHAEDGRATVEWEFTAPARAILQGSDYYARLNRAALLAFRSKYAITLYEMGCLLAGRREPRWSGTIEELRERVGVAPKTLLNFSDFRRFVLDLAKAEIDQLAAFTMDWSEKRGARGKITHVTLTFTPKDDDATDAAADEAGRHSSGRKARREGTTETIVDTASLIASAASRLSVSDTLRWPADDQVNEFKTPELHSIGMALGGGHSVQRLADQYARVRPEQRRKLVGDALKADWTKWVTGCATKWGRV
- a CDS encoding DNA-binding protein encodes the protein MAYTLGEAAKATGISKASISRAINSGRISATKKDDGSFSIEPVELHRVYPPKSAAPVTETPAETLRNGNADTRNGSDSNVLQARLDAALEQLRDRDGTIDDLRRRLDQSDEERREAQARVIGLLTGPGPTESKRGFFGRLFGRTDE